In Diceros bicornis minor isolate mBicDic1 chromosome 23, mDicBic1.mat.cur, whole genome shotgun sequence, a single genomic region encodes these proteins:
- the LOC131420317 gene encoding basic proline-rich protein-like: MTGARPQTPRLPGAASRAGDRAPDAHSTPARSVLFSSASFPRRPPGARAPASSGGCGGAQGGRGAGPGARGAAAPPRPLPSVPTRGRPGRRGVGARVSSHTPSSQRAPPRPRSPAPPGGRRARDGAGFRLPPPAGPGRATPSPAPRRAGAVLTAPPPLLAPGKRAAGTAVGRGSGEPPGAAGPDPGAGRGSGSEGAERREGAAQDPKAGHPPPRWDRPATASCPGSASQLQPEGKSEPPLQLRRDPSLGPGPPPARHAAAPHASSPGRRTPRARSPRDPSRSSPSRRAAAPPPPSARFQIEIPRLGPSEDSARPPRPLAAEAPPAPPPDAPPARKPPRPGHAPGHAPAPAALAAGLAAWSAVPRLEAPRRPLSSRDGGCRCGRARRSYPRIPP; this comes from the exons ATGACCGGCGCCCGCCCGCAGACACCCCGGCTGCCGGGGGCGGCGTCGCGGGCTGGGGACCGGGCCCCGGACGCGCATTCCACGCCTGCCCGCTCCGTCCTGTTCTCCTCCGCGTCCTTCCCCCGCA GACCCCCGGGGGCCCGGGCGCCGGCGTCCTCGGGCGGCTGCGGGGGCGCGCAGGGCGGACGTGGGGCCGGACCCGGGGCGCGTGGGGCCGCCGCGCCGCCTCGCCCGCTGCCCTCAGTGCCCACGCGCGGCCGGCCGGGGAGGCGCGGCGTCGGCGCCCGCGTTTCCTCTCACACACCATCCTCCCAGAGGGCGCCGCCGCGGCCCCGGAGCCCCGCGCCCCCAGGCGGGCGCCGCGCCCGGGATGGAGCCGGATTCCGCCTCCCGCCGCCCGCGGGCCCGGGACGCGCGACCCCGAGCCCGGCACCCCGGCGGGCCGGCGCCGTCCTCACCGCGCCCCCACCGCTCCTGGCTCCCGGGAAACGGGCAGCGGGGACCGCGGTGGGGCGGGGAAGCGGGGAGCCGCCTGGAGCAGCGGGACCGGACCCCGGGGCGGGAAGGGGGTCCGGCAGCGAGGGGgcggagaggagagagggagccgCACAGGATCCCAAAGCCGGCCACCCTCCCCCCCGCTGGGACCGTCCCGCCACCGCTTCCTGCCCGGGATCGGCTTCCCAGCTGCAGCCAGAGGGAAAGTCTGAGCCGCCCCTGCAGCTCCGCAGGGACCCGTCGCTCGGCCCGGggcccccgcccgcccgccatgCCGCAGCCCCGCACGCCTCCTCACCCGGACGCCGCACGCCACGAGCTCGCTCGCCGCGGGACCCGTCCCGCTCCAGCCCCAGCCGCCGGGCCGCCGCGCCGCCGCCTCCCTCCGCTCGGTTTCAAATTGAAATTCCCCGGCTGGGGCCGTCAGAGGACTCGgcgcgcccgccccgccccctcgcggCGGAAGCTCCTCCCGCGCCCCCGCCGGACGCGCCCCCGGCGCGGAAACCCCCGCGCCCGGGCCACGCCCCCGGGCACGCCCCCGCGCCGGCGGCTCTTGCCGCAGGGTTGGCCGCGTGGTCGGCGGTACCCAGGCTGGAGGCACCGCGCCGCCCTCTGAGCTCCCGGGATGGTGGTTGCCGGTGCGGCCGTGCAAGGCGTTCTTACCCGCGCATCCCGCCTTAA